Genomic DNA from Terriglobales bacterium:
CGCGCGCACGCCGATCGATCTTCTGGGCTTCACAAGCACTCGTGAGATGTCCGCAAGGAGAATCAACCTGCATGAGTTCGGCGTGCAGCAGCTTGGCAAAATCAATCGCCGGCTGCGGCGTTACTGTGTGGTCCTCAGGAGAGACTATGACCAGCACCTTGGCTTTCACAGTGGCTGCGGCGCGTTCCATCGATCCACCAAACGGCGCGGATACGTTGAGAGCCATCATGGCCTGGGCTTGGCGGATGTGATTGTTCGCATCCTGTCCTGGCTCGCGGGTTTCTTTCTCAATGGATGGAAGCACGTCTTCGCGTTTGTGTTCGGAGTTGTAACGTTCGGGAGTGGAGAGCACGAGGCCTCCGATTTCGAATTGCACGGCACGCGAGGGATTCTCTTTGTAGTTGCCGTGGTTCCATCCGGCATCGCTCTCAATGCCATCGATCTCGAGCTGCCATAAGAGTAGATCGTACGGTGCAAGTCTGGGTGAGCCCACAATGGGAATGGCAACATCCATGAAGTCGGGATACGCGACCATCCACTGGAACGTCTGCATGCCTCCCATCGAAATACCCATTACGGCGCGTAGATGCGGAATGTGCAGCACCTGTGTCAAAAGCTGATGCTGCGTGTTCACCATGTCGCGAATGGTAATTTTGGGAAATTGCATTCGCGGCTGCAGCTGGCTGTTCGACGGCGACGATGAGACGCCATTCGAGAGTGCGTCCGCAAGAATGACGTAGTACTTCGCAGGATCGACCAGACCCTCAGGTCCTACAGACGACATGAGCTGTTCGGTCGTGCCACCTGCCCATGTGGGAATCAGTACAGCATTCGATTTCTCAGAATTCAGGGTGCCGAAGGTGCGATAGCCAATGCGGCAATCCCGGAGCGCTTCTCCGCTCTCGAGTTTGACGTCGCCGAGAGAAGCGAATTGGAGTTGTTGAGCGGCAGCCGAAGCAATGAGCATCAACGCGCACAGAATCAATTTCATGCAGGGCATGATACGCGAGGAGTGATGTTTTGCTACCTTGGCGTTAGCTGCTATTGCTTTGTAAGGCTCTGCGGAAGACGATCGTAGACTAGCGCCAAGTCGCGCAGGCGCTCAGCAGTATTCTCGAGAGCCTCTCCGCGCAAACGCCAACGCCAATTGCCAGTCGCTGTCCCAGGAGTATTCATGCGTGCATCTGCGCCGGCGCCGATTACGTCCTGAACGGGGAAGATCACCGTATCCGCTACCGACGCCATCAGCGTGCGGATAAAGACCCAATTGATTTCTTCGCCGTTAAGGTGGAGGTATGCGCGCGTAAATTCGCGTTCTTTGCGAATGTCTTCCTCGGTACGGATGCTGCCCTCGCCGGGCCTGGAGGTCCACCAGCCGACGATGGTGTCGTTATCGTGCGTGCCCGTGTAAGCCACGATATTGCGAGGGTAGTTGTGAGGCCGGAAACTTGGTCCTTGTGGATCATTCCCAAAAGCGAATTGCAGAATCGCCATTCCCGGAAAGCCGAAGCGATGGCGTATGGCTTCGACCTCAGGCGTAATGACTCCAAGATTCTCGGCGAGGATCGGCAGCGGACCGAGCTTCGCCTCTACGGCAGCGAACAACTTCTCGCCGGGAGCTTTGATCCACTTCCCATTCCGGGCCGTTTTCTCGCCGCCGGGAACCTCCCAGTAGGCTTCGAAGCCGCGAAAGTGATCGACGCGCAGCATGTCGAAAATGCGGAATGCCGAACAAAAGCGTTCGATCCACCACGAGTATCCGTCCGCGGCCATGCGGTCCCAGCGATAAATCGGATTTCCCCATAGCTGGCCGGTAGCGCTGAAGTAATCGGGAGGAACGCCGGCAATCTTTTCGGCATTCCCATTCTGGTCGAGGCAGAAATACTCAGGATGCGTCCAGACGTCAGCGCTATCGTGGGCGACGTAGATGGGTAAATCACCCATCACGCGAATATTTCTGTCGCGGCAATAGTTTTTCAGCGCACACCATTGATCAAAGAAGATGAACTGTAGAAACTCCTGCGCGCTGATCTCTCGCGAAAAATCTTTGCGAGCGCGCGCGAGCGCCGCTGGTTCGCGGCGGACAAACTCCCGGTCCCACTTCGGCCAGGCGACTCCTCCGAATTTCTCTTTGAGCACGCGGAATAGCGAGTAATCCGGCAGCCACGCCTGTTCGGCTTCCTTGAATTGATCAAACTTTCGTTTCGTGTCCTCTGGAGCTGAAGCGGCGAAATGCTGAAACGCAAGACAGAGCTTTTGCCGCTTAAATTCGTTTACACGCTCATATTCGACTTGATCAGTGGAGAAGTGAGGCAGATCGTCGATATCGCGGGCGCTGAGCAGGCCTTCGTCGACTAAGCGCGCCAGGCTGATCAGCACGGGATTGCCGGCGAAGGCGGAGAAGCACTGGTACGGCGAGTCTCCGTACCCTGTCGGACCGAGCGGCAGCATCTGCCAGATCGATTGTCCGGCGCTGGCGAGGAAATCGACAAATTCGTAAGCTGCCGGCCCGAAGTCGCCAATGCCGAATGGTCCCGGCAACGACGTCGGGTGCAAGAGTAATCCGGACGATCGGGGAAAGCTCACGGTTCTGGTCCGAGGATTTCCAGTATGCCCACAATGGGAATTCGCGCCCACTCCGGACGGTTTTGCAGATCGGAGAGCACTTCAATCATTCCACGCTCCAGCAGGTAGGCGTCGAGCAGGATGCGGAGTTCATCCCCGCCGATGTTCAGCAGTTGTGTTACTCCCTGCGTGCTCAGATAGCCGTGCAGATACGTGGCTCCGACCCAGCGATACCAGAATCCGGCCCAGCGATGCAGTTGCGCCGCCGATTCTTTTTGGGGAATGATGCCCGGAACTTTTCCATAGAGCACTGCATGTGCGGCATAGTGGAACGAACGCAACATGCCGGCTACATCGCGCAACGGCGAGTACTTGATGCGGCGTTCTCCGATCGACCGCCGCGGATCCCCTTCAAAATCGATGAAGACAAAATCCTTGCCGGTGAAGAGCACCTGGCCGAGATGCATGTCGCCGTGAATGCGAGTGCGAATCGTGGGGATACGGTGATCGCGCAGCGGCTTGAGCCGGGCGCGCAATTCATTTTCTCGGTTGAGCAACTGCTCGGCGTCGCCGCGAATATCGTCTGGCAGATGACGGACGGTGCTGCGCAGTCGCGTGAAGCATCGCGTGGCATGTCCGAGCATGCCGTGGTAAAGACCCTGGCGATAGAAGTCGGTGAAGGGCTCGGGGGTGAAAGCCGCATCGTCATGATTGCGAGCAAGCGCAATGAGCAACTCGCCGGTGCGCTGTCCGAGCAAACGAGACATTTGCTGAAACGACCCGACTAAGTCACACACGACCTGCGGTGCATTCTCTCGTTCCAGATCCATCGGCGTGCCCGACTTAACTTGTGCGAGTCGCGGATCATCCTGCGCGGCCAACGCTCGTTCGAGGAATAATCCAAGATTATCGAGTGCGTAGTTCCATCCGTTCGCCTGATGCGGGATGTAGGACTCGAGGATCGCCGCAGTCGTCACATCTCCCAGGCTATTGCGATATTCGATGTGTCCGGCAAGATGCGGAGCATTGTTGAAGCCTTCCGCCGTGAGCCATTGCAGAATCTCCTGCTCGGGATTCGGTCCCGATTCGAGACGACGGTAGACCTTCATCATCAGACGATCACCGAAGAAGATTCCCGTATTGTTCTGCGGCGAAGGCCGCGGAACTGAGGCCTCGAGACTGGGTCGCTCCGTCCCGAGGATGCGACGCAGCGAGCGCGTGTGTGAACCGGCGAGTTCGCCGCGATGAGTACGTACACGACGACGCCGCGAGATCATGCCCAGCAAGGCATCAGGGAAGCGGCGATCGCGGAAGGCGCTATACAGCAGGCCCTTGGTGCCATCGGCAGATTCAAGGTGCGCGAGGATGAAATCGGCAAGATTCGCGGCAACCTGTTCCGTTTCGGTTCCGTGGGCAACCGAGAGGGGAAGCTGGTAGATCTCAGGCTCGCCTTCGTCGAACTCGACCCTGATCAGCACCAGATAAGAGTTCGTGTCGGGGACGTGCACCACATCGGCGAGCTCGGTAGTGCGGATGCGCCGATTGCGGCTCAGGAACCACGGACGGCCGCGTAGAAAAGATGGCAGTAAGCGTGAGAGCGCCGATTCAACTGGACCAGCGAACACCGATTCCCATGACCCGGCACGAATCGGGCGATCGCGATGCTCACCGAAGCGCGAGCCGGTCGCAGCTTCTCCGACATTCTGCTGCGGTTCCAAAATGAACCAGTAGAACGCATGTGGTCCCAGCGTTATGAGGTAGGGACGTTCGCCGATAGGAGGAAACTCGGTGCCGCCAAACATCTCGACCAGCTTGAATCCCGAGAAGGTGTGCAGATCGAGTTCTGCAGCCTGCACAAAACGCGACAGGTTTGCCACGATCAAAATTCGCTCATTCTCGTACTGACGAATGAAGGCAAGCACGCGGCGATTTTCCGGTGTGAAAAACTCCAGCGAGCCGCGTCCAAAGGCTTTCGAGCGCTTGCGCTGAGCAAGGATGCGGCGCGTCCACCAGAGCAGGGAATTGGCGTTGTTTTGCTGCGCCTCGACGTTCACCGACTCGTACTGATACTCGGGATCGATGATCACAGGCAGATACAGCTTCTGCGGATTCGCGTGTGAGAAGCCCGCATTGCGATCCGAGCTCCACTGCATGGGAGTGCGGACGCCATTACGATCGCCAAGATAGAAGTTATCGCCCATGCCGATTTCGTCGCCGTAGTAGATAACGGGCGTGCCGGGCAGCGAGAGCAGCAACGCATTCATCAGCTCGATCTTGCGGCGATCGTTGCCGAGCAGCGGGGCCAGCCGCCGCCGTATGCCGAGATTGATGCGCATGGGACGATCCTCGGCGTACATGCGATACATGTAATCGCGTTCTTCGTCCGTCACCATCTCCAGGGTGAGCTCGTCGTGGTTGCGCAGAAAGAGCGCCCACTGACAGTTCTCAGGAATGGCGGGCGTGAGTTGGAGAATGTCGGTGATCGGGTAACGATCTTCCATGCGCAGCGCCATGAACAGACGCGGCATGACAGGGAAGTGGAAGGCCATGTGGCATTCGTCGCCATTCCCAAAATAGGCAATCGCGTCCTCCGGCCACTGGTTAGCTTCGGCCAGGATCATTCGATCGTGGTACTTCTCATCGATGTGCTTGCGAATTTCTCTCAGGAACTCGTGCGTCTCGGGCAGGTTTTCGCAGTTTGTGCCTTCGCGTTCGTATAGATATGGGACAGCATCGAGACGCAGGCCATCGACTCCCATATCCAGCCAGAAGTCCATTGCCTGCAGCATGGCTTTTCGCACCGGTGGGTAGTC
This window encodes:
- a CDS encoding alpha/beta fold hydrolase, which codes for MKLILCALMLIASAAAQQLQFASLGDVKLESGEALRDCRIGYRTFGTLNSEKSNAVLIPTWAGGTTEQLMSSVGPEGLVDPAKYYVILADALSNGVSSSPSNSQLQPRMQFPKITIRDMVNTQHQLLTQVLHIPHLRAVMGISMGGMQTFQWMVAYPDFMDVAIPIVGSPRLAPYDLLLWQLEIDGIESDAGWNHGNYKENPSRAVQFEIGGLVLSTPERYNSEHKREDVLPSIEKETREPGQDANNHIRQAQAMMALNVSAPFGGSMERAAATVKAKVLVIVSPEDHTVTPQPAIDFAKLLHAELMQVDSPCGHLTSACEAQKIDRRARDFLAQ
- the treS gene encoding maltose alpha-D-glucosyltransferase, translating into MPGELETTALKTEPSPKRETAVLVNDPLWYKDAIIYEVHVRSFYDSVDDGMGDFPGLTKKLDYIQDLGVTAIWVLPFCPSPWKDDGYDIADYTDVHPAYGTLRDFEVFLREAHRRDLRVITELVLNHTSDQHQWFQRSRRAKPGSHWRNFYVWSDTPEKYKEARIIFKDFEPSNWTYDPIAKSYYWHRFFAHQPDLNYDYPPVRKAMLQAMDFWLDMGVDGLRLDAVPYLYEREGTNCENLPETHEFLREIRKHIDEKYHDRMILAEANQWPEDAIAYFGNGDECHMAFHFPVMPRLFMALRMEDRYPITDILQLTPAIPENCQWALFLRNHDELTLEMVTDEERDYMYRMYAEDRPMRINLGIRRRLAPLLGNDRRKIELMNALLLSLPGTPVIYYGDEIGMGDNFYLGDRNGVRTPMQWSSDRNAGFSHANPQKLYLPVIIDPEYQYESVNVEAQQNNANSLLWWTRRILAQRKRSKAFGRGSLEFFTPENRRVLAFIRQYENERILIVANLSRFVQAAELDLHTFSGFKLVEMFGGTEFPPIGERPYLITLGPHAFYWFILEPQQNVGEAATGSRFGEHRDRPIRAGSWESVFAGPVESALSRLLPSFLRGRPWFLSRNRRIRTTELADVVHVPDTNSYLVLIRVEFDEGEPEIYQLPLSVAHGTETEQVAANLADFILAHLESADGTKGLLYSAFRDRRFPDALLGMISRRRRVRTHRGELAGSHTRSLRRILGTERPSLEASVPRPSPQNNTGIFFGDRLMMKVYRRLESGPNPEQEILQWLTAEGFNNAPHLAGHIEYRNSLGDVTTAAILESYIPHQANGWNYALDNLGLFLERALAAQDDPRLAQVKSGTPMDLERENAPQVVCDLVGSFQQMSRLLGQRTGELLIALARNHDDAAFTPEPFTDFYRQGLYHGMLGHATRCFTRLRSTVRHLPDDIRGDAEQLLNRENELRARLKPLRDHRIPTIRTRIHGDMHLGQVLFTGKDFVFIDFEGDPRRSIGERRIKYSPLRDVAGMLRSFHYAAHAVLYGKVPGIIPQKESAAQLHRWAGFWYRWVGATYLHGYLSTQGVTQLLNIGGDELRILLDAYLLERGMIEVLSDLQNRPEWARIPIVGILEILGPEP
- the malQ gene encoding 4-alpha-glucanotransferase; its protein translation is MSFPRSSGLLLHPTSLPGPFGIGDFGPAAYEFVDFLASAGQSIWQMLPLGPTGYGDSPYQCFSAFAGNPVLISLARLVDEGLLSARDIDDLPHFSTDQVEYERVNEFKRQKLCLAFQHFAASAPEDTKRKFDQFKEAEQAWLPDYSLFRVLKEKFGGVAWPKWDREFVRREPAALARARKDFSREISAQEFLQFIFFDQWCALKNYCRDRNIRVMGDLPIYVAHDSADVWTHPEYFCLDQNGNAEKIAGVPPDYFSATGQLWGNPIYRWDRMAADGYSWWIERFCSAFRIFDMLRVDHFRGFEAYWEVPGGEKTARNGKWIKAPGEKLFAAVEAKLGPLPILAENLGVITPEVEAIRHRFGFPGMAILQFAFGNDPQGPSFRPHNYPRNIVAYTGTHDNDTIVGWWTSRPGEGSIRTEEDIRKEREFTRAYLHLNGEEINWVFIRTLMASVADTVIFPVQDVIGAGADARMNTPGTATGNWRWRLRGEALENTAERLRDLALVYDRLPQSLTKQ